In Kiritimatiellia bacterium, one genomic interval encodes:
- a CDS encoding glutamate--tRNA ligase family protein, with the protein MSTRVRFAPSPTGQVHIGNMRAAIFNWLFARHTGGKFLLRIEDTDRERSTPEALQAIFTAMDWLGIEPDEPPVYQSARLAAHLETAEKLLSSGHAYRAPRTGKDGAPEGECVVFKMPGTDIIFRDAIKGQLRKAAADMKDFVIVRSNNTPVFHLANVADDIAMGITDIIRGDDHIENTYRHAAMFQALGAAVPQYAHLPMIVNAQGKPYSKRDGTAFVGEFREKGYLADVLFNYLALLGWSPGDDREILAREEMIRLFEISRVKSAPARVDLEKLSWMNGEYIKALPREILAEECRRILAGHGLWKPDADAGYAGEVFELMRPRIKIFPDIAALGAFFFTEDYPCDSAAVKKRLLTGDDILPRLLELNERFKKLEKFNAAASEQALRQYGAESGIGAGPLIHAVRVAVSGLAMGPGLFEMLAVLGKTRVTGRIARSVAMFSGPGT; encoded by the coding sequence ATGAGCACCAGAGTACGTTTCGCGCCCAGCCCGACCGGCCAGGTCCACATTGGCAATATGCGGGCGGCGATTTTCAACTGGCTTTTTGCCCGCCACACGGGCGGAAAATTTCTTCTGCGGATAGAAGACACCGACCGGGAACGTTCCACCCCGGAAGCCCTGCAGGCCATTTTCACGGCCATGGACTGGCTGGGGATTGAGCCGGACGAGCCGCCCGTCTACCAGTCGGCGCGGCTGGCGGCGCACCTTGAAACGGCGGAAAAATTGCTGTCCTCCGGCCATGCCTACCGCGCGCCCCGGACGGGCAAGGACGGCGCGCCGGAGGGGGAATGCGTTGTTTTCAAGATGCCCGGAACGGATATCATTTTCCGGGATGCAATCAAGGGGCAGTTGCGCAAGGCGGCCGCCGACATGAAGGACTTTGTCATTGTCCGTTCCAACAACACTCCGGTTTTTCATCTGGCCAACGTGGCGGACGACATCGCCATGGGCATCACGGATATTATCCGCGGCGACGATCACATTGAAAACACCTATCGCCATGCGGCCATGTTCCAGGCCCTGGGGGCGGCCGTCCCGCAATACGCCCATCTGCCGATGATCGTCAACGCGCAGGGTAAACCCTATTCCAAACGGGACGGAACTGCTTTCGTGGGTGAATTCCGCGAAAAGGGATATCTGGCTGATGTTTTGTTCAATTACCTCGCCCTGCTCGGCTGGTCTCCCGGCGATGACCGCGAGATTCTGGCGCGGGAGGAGATGATCCGCTTGTTTGAAATAAGCCGGGTCAAGTCGGCTCCGGCGCGGGTGGACCTTGAAAAATTAAGCTGGATGAACGGCGAATACATCAAAGCCTTGCCCCGCGAAATCCTGGCCGAGGAATGCCGCCGGATACTGGCGGGGCATGGACTCTGGAAACCGGATGCGGATGCCGGATACGCCGGCGAAGTATTTGAACTCATGCGGCCGCGGATCAAAATTTTCCCGGATATAGCCGCGCTGGGCGCGTTTTTCTTTACCGAGGATTATCCCTGCGATTCGGCGGCGGTGAAAAAAAGGCTCTTAACGGGCGATGATATTCTTCCCCGTTTGCTTGAATTGAACGAGCGGTTTAAAAAACTGGAAAAATTCAATGCCGCCGCAAGCGAGCAGGCGTTGCGGCAATACGGCGCGGAATCCGGAATCGGCGCCGGCCCGCTGATCCACGCCGTCCGGGTCGCCGTTTCCGGACTTGCCATGGGGCCGGGACTTTTTGAAATGCTGGCCGTGCTCGGAAAAACACGCGTGACCGGGCGTATCGCCCGCTCTGTTGCCATGTTTTCCGGTCCCGGCACGTAA